TCCACTAAAACAAAGAGTAGATATTGCAAGACTTAATACAGAAGAGAGAACAACACTTTTACAACTAATTCCTAGTGGTTCTCCTGTAGAAGATAGGGTTATAAATAGCTACTTTGGATATAGGCATCATCCTGTTTTAAATAGGAAAGCTTTGCATATGGGGATTGATTTAAAAGCATCTGTTGGAACGCCTGTTTATGCAACAGCAGATGGTATTGTTGAGACTTCAAGTTTTGATAGATTTAATGGAAATTTAATAGCAATTCAACATATATATGGGTTCAAATCCTATTATGCCCACTTAAACAAAACTTTGGTAAAATCTGGCTCTTTTGTTAAAAAAGGGGATTTAATAGCATATTCAGGAAATACAGGGATAAGTAGCGGACCTCATTTACACTATGAAGTTCGTTTTTTATCAAGATCTCTTGATCCACTTACTTTTGTAATGTGGGACATGAAAAATTATACAGAAATTTTTGAAAAGGAAACAGAAATATCATGGGATTCTTTAATAACAGCAATCAGTCACATAAAAATACAAAATCCGACTCCACAACCACAATTATCACTGCAGGCACAAAAATAACGGGGAATATAAACTTGTCTTGTAATTTATATATTGATGGTTACTTTGAAGGAAATATAAACTCAGAACAAGAGATAAATATTGGAAAGAATGGAAAAATAAAAGGAGAGATAACTGCTTTAAGAGTTATTGTTCAAGGCTTAGCAGAAGGCTCAATAAATGCAACAAGAGTAGATATAAAACCAGATGGAAAAGTTACAGGCTCAATTGAATCAGAAGAGTTTGTAATTGAAGCAAAAGGTATATTTGAAGGAAATAGTCTTGTAAAGACAAGTTTAAGCGAAAAATTAAAAGAGAAAAAAGAAGATTTTATTGAAAAAGAAGATATACAATAATAAAAAACATATAAAATTATCTTTTATACATTTTTAGTTATAATCACACTCATGCTCTTTGGTTTGCCACTCTTTTATTTTAGATAAATTAAAAAGGAAAATATGAAAAATTTTTTAAGTCAATTAAATGATATTGAATATAATGAAGCAATTTCAAATCAATTAGATACTCCTGAAAAACTAATACAGCTTCTGCTAAAAAGAGTTCATCCAAAAAATGTTGAAGTTATAATTGATATTTTAAAACAAGCTATTACTCCATCTATTAGCTCTGATTTAAACAATATTGCTGATGTTTTATTTGAACAACTTAAAAAAAATCCAAAAGATATTTTTGAAAAATCAGTACAGATACAAATAGAAAAATTAATATTTGAGAGATTTGAAAAAGATAAAAAATTAGTTATTCAAAAAACAGAAGATATATCAAAACTTGTTGTACTTATGGAAGAGTATTTCAATGAAGCTATTTTTAGTAGCGGAAATGGTTCTAAAAAAGTTTTAAATATAAAAGAGAAAATCCAAGCAATTAATCTAACAAATGGTGGAATCGAAGTTTTAAGCAAACTACAAAATGAACTTGTTGTTGCTGCTTCTTCTATTGAGCAAGAGATAAATAGTGTTACAAATAAACTAGAAAATGGAAAATCTAAAATAGAAGAGTTAGAAGAAAAAATAAATAGTTTAGAAAATGAATTAAATAAAACAAAACAAGAAAATAGAAAAGATTTTTTAACTCAAGTTCTTACAAGAAAAGCATTTAATGAAGAGATGGTAAAAGTTGAAAACTCTTACAGTAGATTAAAAACTCAATATGCAGTAATATTTTTTGATATAGACCATTTTAAAAAAGTAAATGATACTTATGGTCATGAGTGTGGAGATGTAGTTCTTTCAACTTTTGGAAAAATTTTAGAGAAAAGTATTAGAGATATAGATTTAGTAGCAAGGTATGGTGGAGAAGAGTTTATTGCTATTATACATTTTAATCTGGATAGAGAGCTATTAATGTTATTAAAAAGAATAAAATCAATAGTTACAGAAAATAGCTTTATTTATCAAGATAAAAAACTAAAAATCACTTTTAGCGCTGGAGTTACAATAAGAAATAAATATCCTACTTATGATATTGCTCTTCAAAAAGCAGACTCTTTATTATACAAAGCCAAAGATAGTGGAAGAAATAAAATTTTGTTAGATAATGGAATTGAGATTTAGAAAAGTAGAAAATCTCTACTTCTCTTTTCTTATTTTTGTAACTGATTTTCCACCAATAAAGTAGTTATCTGTACTAATCTCTTCTATTAAAACTATTGCATTTGAGCTAGAACGATTAAATATCTTGCTAAAAAGTTCATTTATACCTTTTACTAACTCCTCTTTTTGCTCAACTGTTGCTCCGCCATCCTCATGAGTCATTTTTACATTTATTACTGGCATTTTTGCTCCTTTTTTAAATTAAATTATACTATCATTAAAAGCGATAATATGTCAAATCTTAAATTAATATATGAGATATAAGGAAAAGAGATATGGATTCAAATTTATTAAAAGTTTTTGTAGAAGTTGCAAATCAAAAAAGTATTTCAAAAGCTGCATTAAATCTAAGATTTGCACAATCAAATGTAACTTCAAGAATATAACAACTAGAGAAATCTTTAGATATTTGTCTTTTTCACAGAGTTCCAAAAGGTGTTATTTTAACAATCGAAGGTGAAAAGCTATACTCTTATGCAGTAGAAATTGTAAAAAAGATTGAACTTGCAAATTATGAAATGAAAAATATTAACTATCAAAAACATTTAATCATTGGTTCTACAGAATCAAATGCTAGCACAAGATTAATACCTTTTTTGCTAAAACTTAATAAAGATTTTCCAAATATGAATTTAGAATTAATTACAAATACAACAAAAGAAACACTTAAAAATGTTTTAAATTATAAAGTTGATATTGCATTTATAAGTGGTGAACCACAAAATGAAGAACTAATCGTTTTAAATAAAATAGATGAAAATATAGTTTTAGTAGAACCTAAAAATCAACCCGCTCCTAATACATTTTTATCTTTTAAAAATGGTTGTGCTTACAATGAATATGGTCAAAATTATTTAAAAAGTTTTTTAAGTGAAGATTATAAACATTTAGAATTTGGTAATTATGAAACTATATTAGGATGTGTCAAAGCTGGTATGGGAAAAAGTATTTTACCTCTTAGCATAATAGAAAAACTAAATTATAAAAAAGATTTAAAACTTACAAAAATATCAAAAAAAATTATAAATATCCCAACATATCTTGTTTGTAGAAAAGACTATATCCCTAGAATTAAAGATTATTTAGAAAACTTTAAATTCTAGAAAAAATAGATTAATTTAGAGCATTTTTAAATTTTTTCAATTCCTCTTTTATGCTTGGAACTCTCATAAAATGCTCTCCTATTAAAAAAGCATCAGCTCCAAGATTATGGAGTCTTTTTATAACTTCAATATCACTAACTCCAGATTCAGCAACAATTATTTTACCTTCAGGAATAAGTGGAATTAGCTTCTCACATAAATTCATATCCATCTCAAAAGTTTTTAAATTTCTATGGTTTATTCCTATAATATCTGCTTTACTTTTTAAAGCTTTAGTCAAATCCTCAAAATCGTGAATTTCAACTAAAACTTCTAAATTCAAACCTCTAGCATAACTATATAATTCATTTAACTCATCTTGACTCAGTGATTTTGCAATTAATAGTATAAAATCTGCTCCATATATCAAAGCCTCTGCAATTTGATATTTTGTAAGAATAAAATCTTTTCTTAAAAGTGGAATATTTGTAATATTTTTTATCTCTTTTAAATAA
Above is a genomic segment from Aliarcobacter cryaerophilus containing:
- a CDS encoding M23 family metallopeptidase, whose product is MDKYANKYITFTINDDNGIKQIKLRKKPFFYTLYTFIGLFFIFVAAFIFINLSLIQMDNDRLDIELELVEFKRINEELNNLVSQTQLELHEKNEEISEATDYFNKMENIIGIPTENELPLKQRVDIARLNTEERTTLLQLIPSGSPVEDRVINSYFGYRHHPVLNRKALHMGIDLKASVGTPVYATADGIVETSSFDRFNGNLIAIQHIYGFKSYYAHLNKTLVKSGSFVKKGDLIAYSGNTGISSGPHLHYEVRFLSRSLDPLTFVMWDMKNYTEIFEKETEISWDSLITAISHIKIQNPTPQPQLSLQAQK
- a CDS encoding bactofilin family protein, translated to MSCNLYIDGYFEGNINSEQEINIGKNGKIKGEITALRVIVQGLAEGSINATRVDIKPDGKVTGSIESEEFVIEAKGIFEGNSLVKTSLSEKLKEKKEDFIEKEDIQ
- a CDS encoding tautomerase family protein; this translates as MPVINVKMTHEDGGATVEQKEELVKGINELFSKIFNRSSSNAIVLIEEISTDNYFIGGKSVTKIRKEK
- a CDS encoding diguanylate cyclase, whose product is MKNFLSQLNDIEYNEAISNQLDTPEKLIQLLLKRVHPKNVEVIIDILKQAITPSISSDLNNIADVLFEQLKKNPKDIFEKSVQIQIEKLIFERFEKDKKLVIQKTEDISKLVVLMEEYFNEAIFSSGNGSKKVLNIKEKIQAINLTNGGIEVLSKLQNELVVAASSIEQEINSVTNKLENGKSKIEELEEKINSLENELNKTKQENRKDFLTQVLTRKAFNEEMVKVENSYSRLKTQYAVIFFDIDHFKKVNDTYGHECGDVVLSTFGKILEKSIRDIDLVARYGGEEFIAIIHFNLDRELLMLLKRIKSIVTENSFIYQDKKLKITFSAGVTIRNKYPTYDIALQKADSLLYKAKDSGRNKILLDNGIEI
- the trpC gene encoding indole-3-glycerol phosphate synthase TrpC, yielding MILEKINNKTLEDVKKREEKISLDELENIIADGNFPTKDVKKFLKSSIDEPIRIIAEVKKASPSKGVIKEDFDHLQIAKEYNDFGANAISILTEPHFFLGNLDYLKEIKNITNIPLLRKDFILTKYQIAEALIYGADFILLIAKSLSQDELNELYSYARGLNLEVLVEIHDFEDLTKALKSKADIIGINHRNLKTFEMDMNLCEKLIPLIPEGKIIVAESGVSDIEVIKRLHNLGADAFLIGEHFMRVPSIKEELKKFKNALN